ATGTTGCCGCTTGGCTACCAAAACGGATCAAGGCGGTTTTGCTCGGTTCGACTTCCAGACCGAATTGGTCCAGCCGTTCCTGCAATTCCGTCATAAACCGCTTAGCGTCGTCTTCACGGGCGAAGCAGACTACAAAATCGTCTGCATATCTGACGACTTTAGCGTTACCTTGGCACATCTTGGCGAATTTTCGCTCAAACCAGATATCCAGCACGTAATGCAGGTAGATATTGGCCAGCACCGGGGATATTAGACCGCCTTGCGGCGTTCCAGTATCCTCATGCCGCCACACCCCATCCTCCAGTACACCGGCTTTGAGAAAACGCCTGATGATTCTTAGAAATATCGGATCTTTGATCCTGTACTCCAGAAATTTCATCAGCCAATCGTGATTGACGTTATCAAAGAAGCCTTTAATATCCGCCTCCACGATCCATTGGGTGTTTTCGTTGGTGATCACTTCTGCCAGCCTTGCCAGCGCCTGATGAGCGTTACAGTTTCGCCGGAAGCCATAGGAGTAATTCCTAAATTCCGGTTCCCAAATCGCTTCCAGTATCTTGGCCATTTGCCGTTGTACTATCCGGTCTTCAAAGCTCGGTATCCCAAGCGGTCTGACCTTACCGTTGCTTTTCGGAATGTACACACGCCGTGACGGCTTCGGCTGGTAGCTTAATCGCTTCAGTCGGCTTGATAGCGCGTTAATCCGCGCGACGACATCGACTTCATAATCTGCTTTGCAGACTTGGTCGATTCCGCACGCTTTATTCCCGGGCTGTTCATCAAAGCAGGCCAGCAATTCCATTGGACTGCTCAAGAGTCCCATCAGCGCTGTATACTGCCTTTGCGGGTTCTCCCGCGCCCATTGTGTGAAACGTTCAATTGTTGTTGTCATGCACAGAGTCCGCCCAGTGTCGGGGCATGTTTCCGTTGATCGTTATCTTAAACCGGCTCCCCTTTGCTCCTGCGGCATTGCCCGCATTCGTCGCTACTATAGGAACCTCCGACTTCCATACGCCGCTGCTTCCTTTCTTGCTGTTTAGGCTTGTCGGGAAGTGCGTTAACCATCGTTAACGCCAACGTAGGGATCTCCTGGGTTACCGCACATTCGCAATATCAGGCTCGAAACGGCTAACTATCCCGGGCGGAGACAATCCGCTTGCCTTAGCGCGAATTGCCTTGTTGCTTGCTGGCGTCTTGAAACCATCAGCCCTCTCCAACTCGTCATTTCGGGACTTGTCACCTTCACGGTCGGCTTTACCCGTTACCATTGCTCCTCGCCTGTTTTCGTGCCTACGCATCAAGCAAGTTGTTGCCAACTGGCCTGCAAGGCTCGATACTCGGCCTGTGGCTAGCAGTTACCGAGGCAGGATTTCCACCCGCTAGAATGTGCGACATTGCCCAGCCGCAACCAAGACCTGACCCCTTCCTGCAATTAAACCGGTCGCAAACATCGTTAAACAATTCGAGCCAAGTTAATCGGTCTTCATCATCAAGGTATATCGCGTTCCGCGCATTCCCCCGCGACGTCACATGATACAACCCGCCTGCTAATTCTAATCTAAGTGGTCTAGCCATGGCTGTTAGGATAGACTATATTTGCTTGATTGCAAGACCTGACCCCTTCTTGCATGTTCCTGCGGTCGTGCTTTTGCTACGCGCTTCTTTCAGGCTAGCCTTGCGGTTTTCACCCTTGCGTTTCGCTACGGTTGTCGTTACTACTTCCGGTTATCTCCTTTCAGATAACAAGTTTTAGCCCATGCCGGGCACACTAGGGCGTTTTCGCGATAGCAAAACGCCGGGTGGTTTCGAGGTTTTGGCGGATTGTCGCTATCGCTCCGAATCCGCCTTACGGCCTTATTTTTGACATTACCTCTTTCAAGCATTCGCTAACAGAAGCTACGTTACTTAACTCAACAGATACCAGAGCTAGAACATCGCCAGTTTTCGGGCTATTAAACTGAAATTCAAACTGGTTAGGCTCCCAAAAGCATATAGTGCCTATAACTTTATCACTATCAATGTTTACACTCGTGCAACGTCCTTCTTGCTCTGGCATCGTAACAGTAAAGCCTTGTGCCTCTAACTCGGTTCTAGATTGGGATGCCCATTCATTTAATAAAGTCATACATAGACCTACCTTAATATTCTCTGATATTAGTTGCTTCAGGCATTTCAAAACCAGAAGTGTCCCTCCCAGCGCGAGCCGCGGCACGTGCATCAGGACTATTAGGGCCTGGAATCCTACCTGTGCCTTCAGAATGAGGTATAACCCGATTCGATGGAACATCAAATTCTACATATTTATCTCCCTTGGGAGCGGCTTTATAGGCATCGGGATTAGATGGATCAGCCACACGTGTTTGTCCGCCGCCGCCTTCTTGAACTCTTCCTGTATCTTTCATCTTTTCAAGTTCGTCGGGAGACATCCAACGACCAACAGTTTTAGTGCAATTGCAAAAAGAAATTGCTTTCTGAGTAAAAGGTATTTTAACGCCAAAACAACCTTTGACCGTTTCCCCTCTATCGGCACATTCTTTTGCGCACGCTTTTTCGGCATCCCCTGGAGCCAACCCTGATGGATCGGTGTATTTGAGCGGGTTGTTCCGAACATAGATATAAGTATTAATACCCCCACTCAACCCAATCGGGTCACTTTGAAGATACCGCCCAATGCCCGGATCGTAATACCGTTGCATATTGTAATGCCAACCGCTTTCCCAGTCATAGTATTGGCCGGGCAAACGCAGGTTTTGTACGGTGCCGGCATAGGTAACCGTGGCTTTGCCGAAAGGGTCGTAGTCGGCGGCCCAGATCATTTGCCCCTGTTGATCCGTCATTTTCAGCGGCGCGCCGAGGTGGTTGTCGTGGTAGTAGCGGATTGCGCGGCTGCCTTGGCTATCGTCTATGCGGGCCAAAGGTTGGCCGTCCAGGTAGACATAGTGGTGACGGCCCAGGTTGTTAAGTGCTTTTAAGTAGCCGGTTTCGCTTAGCAACCGGTGTTCACTGTCGTAGCTGTGTAGACTATATTCCCCCGGGGCGAGCTTGCGTATGCGGCGGCCTAAGGTATCGTAGTCGTAAAATGCCAAGCTATAGAGCGTCAGGCCATCTACACGTTGATCCGGGCTGTAACTCACTCGCCGTCCCTGGCCTTCGATGATGTTGCCCTGTTGATCGGTCGTGTACCACGTCATGCTGCCGTTGAGGTCGATACTGATCAGTTTTTGGCTGGCCAAGTCGTACTGGTAGCCGGTATGGGCGCTATCGACATCCAATTCAGTCCGGTTACCGACGGCATCGTAACTATAGCTTTGTGATTGGTAGGCCAGATTACTGCCCTGCGTGCCGGTCAGGCGGTCCAATGCGTCATAAGTGTACGCTTCCTGTTTAGTCGTGCCGGTGTCGTCGCTCAGAACACTGAGGTTGCCGGCCAAGTCGTATTGGTAGTCTTGCATGAATACGCTGCCGGCGACTTCATGATTCAAGCGGTAATCGGCATCATAGTTTCGATCCATGCTCAAGCCGTTGCCGTAATTCAGGCTTTGCACCGGCCCGAACGGCAGGTGCACGATGTTGTCCGCCAGTACGCTGACGACACCGTTTTCCACCGCCTGCACTTGACGGGTTTGGCCTGCGGCATCGTACAGCGTCTGGATGTTGCGGTCGGCAAATTGCATAACGCCGAAGACTTGGGTATCGGTGATTTGACCGTCGCCGTTGTATGCGTATTGTTCCGCACTGATAGTGCTCTCGCTATAACTGTCGTAAACAGTATGTGTCGTCAGGTTGCCGCGCAAATCGAATTGCTGCCGGGTTTCCATGTCGCCACGCCGGGTGTTGGTCAGTCGACCGATTTGGCCGGTCAAGCCTTGCGCTGCGCCGTCATAACTGTTGACCACGTCCGCCGAGGTATAGGGATAATCGATACTCAACAATCTGTTCAAAGCATCGTATTGGTAGCTAGCGGTGATCCCACCGGGATCGGTCTTTTGCGCCAGATTGCCGGCGCTGTCGTAGCCGTATTGGCTGATGCCCGTGTTCGGGCTGTCCAGTTGCAGCAGGTCGCCGAGACCGTTGTAGCTGTAGACGGTGCTGTGGTTGTTGGCGTCGGTGACTTGGACCAGCCGGTCCAGGGCGTCGTAGTCGTAGTCGGTCTGGCCGGCCAGGGCGTCGGTGCTGCGGATCAGGCGGTCCAGGCTGTCGTATTGCTGTTGGGTGCTGTGGCCTGCGGCGTCGGTGATTTGGGTCAG
This sequence is a window from Methylomonas methanica MC09. Protein-coding genes within it:
- a CDS encoding immunity protein TriTu family protein; protein product: MTLLNEWASQSRTELEAQGFTVTMPEQEGRCTSVNIDSDKVIGTICFWEPNQFEFQFNSPKTGDVLALVSVELSNVASVSECLKEVMSKIRP
- the ltrA gene encoding group II intron reverse transcriptase/maturase, translated to MTTTIERFTQWARENPQRQYTALMGLLSSPMELLACFDEQPGNKACGIDQVCKADYEVDVVARINALSSRLKRLSYQPKPSRRVYIPKSNGKVRPLGIPSFEDRIVQRQMAKILEAIWEPEFRNYSYGFRRNCNAHQALARLAEVITNENTQWIVEADIKGFFDNVNHDWLMKFLEYRIKDPIFLRIIRRFLKAGVLEDGVWRHEDTGTPQGGLISPVLANIYLHYVLDIWFERKFAKMCQGNAKVVRYADDFVVCFAREDDAKRFMTELQERLDQFGLEVEPSKTALIRFGSQAATSCGKDGAKRPATFDFLGFTHYVGKSRKGRFIVGRTTQRDRITKKLKEVNQKLAQLRLQGGKAMMLYARRHLVGHVAYYGVSGNARQISNYAYLISRVLFKWINRRSQRRSCNWAKFSKVLRAWMPSLQIQHNLYPKPLWMT